In Triplophysa rosa linkage group LG2, Trosa_1v2, whole genome shotgun sequence, the genomic window catagagacagacagactgatGCTAATGGGCCATCAGACGCACAAGGTAAGGGCTGAATGGCCGGGCCATTAGTAATTAGTCGCTTTTCATTCACCTGAATGGAGATtaagcaaatgtttttattttccagTCTCACAACAAGCAGCTGCGCATTATCAGGAACTTGTGGAGACAGGAGATCTTACCACTCTCAACTTTGAAGACCTGATCACACTTGAggacactttaaaataaatgacaaaaaatgtctaaaaaagttactaaaaagtaattaaaataacattcaagttaatgtaaatattatatttttaatgaccTTTCCGTtcttattttatactgtatatatatatatagtcttACTTTATAGTGTATATATGTTTAAATTGTGTGCCTGTTTTTGTTTGCTGTATTTGCACTTCTAACACTTACaacttatatatttttaaaaaaatgtgtggaTTTTCTTAGTTTAATAACTTGTAAAGTTTTTGTCTCATTTATgtaattgtatattattttaaatcacttatgtataaatgtatatattttatttcaatgtcacacattttaaagttatatacatttgttatgtatataaagttttaaagtttttatttaaaaaatccttattaaaactattaaacatttaaaggtatatgtttttatttatttctcattttctggaaaaatataataacaaattCATTAAAGCTCACAGTTGTGCAAGTTAAAAGTGAGTgtgcatatattacacagtgaCTTACTTGAAAATATAACTCCACGCCCCCTTAAATCTTCAAGTAAGCTTGCATGCATTACACAGAAGCTTGCTTAAAAATATAACTCCACGCCCCCTTAAATCTTCAAGTAAGCTTGCATGCATTACACAGAAGTTATTTAATAGCAAAACCCTCTGCTCTCAGCTTCACAGTGTTCACAGACTTCTTGGAAAGTGCATCGCTGCTGCTAGTTTCATTGTTTTGCTTctgatttatttttgaatttggATTAATCATGCCTGTTGAGTGCTGCCCGATCTGCTTTTGGATGTACGCGAGGCTTAGCCAGCATATAGTGGTGTTCCACAGGGTGCAGAACAAGGACGAGAGAAAGCTTCTGCTTTCGCTGGAGTCCGGTCGAGTGAATGTCCGCGAGGGCATTTGCCCTCTTCCGGGCTGTGGAAAGGAGACCACCAGGTTAGACCGGCACATAAAGGTCCACACCGAGCTCTCCAGTGGAGCGCAGGAGGATGCTCTTAGGGAcattaaaaggaaaaaagttttgaaagaATTGGCTGTGCTCAGGGAGTCAAATCCTACTGTTCCCATGGTCTCCATTCTGGACTTACAGGCGGACGATGACCAGTTGTCTGAGCTGGAAGATCCTGTGGTGCCTCAAGACTGTGAGGAGGAAAAGGAGGCTGAGAGGAGTTTGTGTAACAGCCCACGTTGCAAGAAGAGAGGAGAGCGGTTCAAAGCGGAGATTGCTGATCTGAACAAACAGGTGGACACGTTGACCGAGACTGTTTGTGATCTCACGCGGagatacagaaaactaaaagaCAGGTATTCTGGAGCTCCTCAAGCTGGAAGGATAAGGCAGATAACAAAAAGACTCCTCTCCTCTCTTGGGCCCGAAGATGAGGACAAGGATGATGCACCTGTCGACCCAGAAGAAAATCCTCTTCCCCAGAGGTGCTCACCCCAGCCTACCACCAGTCAGCAGGCCATCGCCAGAGGGGAGTCATCAGCTCAGCAGAGGAATGAAGAGAGAAGCCCGCCTCATTACCCCGACCATGTGTCTGTACTGAGTGAGTAACCTttgctttttttatattttcttacatgtgtaacttatttgatgTGGCTAACGTAGGTGTATAAcggacaatacatgtgtaacttatttgatgTTGCTAACGTAGGTGTATAACGGACAATACTAGTGCAGTGcttgtgtgactcagtttggcattTACacgtttattacagctttgtaacatgttTATTATGCTAAAAATGgtatatacatgtgtaacttatttgatgTGGCTAACGTAGGTGTATAACGGACAATACTAGTCCAGTGcttgtgtgactcagtttggcattTACACGTTTATTAAAGCTTTGTAACCTGTTTATTATGCTAAAAAAGGATCTAGTTCTGGACTTTTCTATTTGGCGGTATATCTACCTTGTGCTTACACTTGCTTCAcacttatttttctttgtgcacAGATGATGTCCTGGAAAAATTACGGGAGTTTCAAGAGGGTCCGGATCCTTCAAGGAAGCTGAAGGAAAATATCAGTGGGAAGATCTACAGGGTTAAAACGTTTTTAGCCTTCATGGCAGAGGGCAAGTCGAATCTATCAAATATGGTCTTAGTCAACGAGACCAGAAAGATACACTCGTGAGTAATTTTTTGTCTTGTCCTTGCTGTGACCTGTGATGTTTTCGTTGCTTGAGAACAAGTTGCTCGTATAGCCCACAATTATGTTCtgccttgtttgtttgtgtgcagcTGGGTAAGCTCCCTCCGTCTATCCGGAGTGACAGAAACAACGATCAAACACTACGTCGATAACGTCTCCCAGTTCATCGACTTCATCACGGAGACACctcctcagacgtcacgcctgAGCAAGAACGTGATGATCGGCCTAAGGCGGGAGATGAAGGGCCTGAGGAAGTCCTTAAAGAGGGGGGTCGCCATGCACAGGACTTCTGTAAAGGCTTCCAAAGAGGAGAAGGTGCTGAGCAAGGGTTTGCTTTTAGAGTGCCGGAATAAATCAAAGCTGGGCATTCCCGAAGCACTTGGTAAGTTTTATGTGAACTgaactgaagttaaaaaaagTGTCAAATGCAATCAAGATGCGCATTTTTAACTCCTCTTTGCTCTCCCACTGTGTTCAGCTCTCCTGGAGATGGACCCCACGCCGAGAATCCAGTGGAAGTTTTATGGACTTTTCTCTGCGTTCCTGTCATCTGTTTTTGGGCACAGAGGGGGTGTCTTCCAAAATATGACCATCCAGGAGGTCATGGAGGCAAAGAGGTCATCAACGGAGAACGCCTTTCTCATAAATGTGAGTGTTTGACATTTTCACTCTTCTTGGCTGTCCGTGTGGTCTCCCGTTCTGAAGCACCTTTGGTTTTTATCTGTCCGCAGATAAAGACCCACAAGACGAATGAGTTGTACGGCCCAGCGCAAATTATTTTGATGGAGGAGGAGTACGAGTGGGCGTTACGGTTCCTGCGTCTGAAGGACCAACTTCCGGGCGGCCTAGGAGCTAAATTCTTTTTCTTTGTGTCAACGCCCAACCCTTGCAAGAACTTGAacaattactttcaagaggcaTGGAAGGCAATGGGCCTGCCAGGATGTCCGACCTTCACAGACGTGAGAACGTCCATCGCCAGTCACGTAAATTTTGAAATAATCCATGTCAAATGTGAAACGTACTTTTCTGAGGCTTTTTGTGTGACGTACGgaattatttttctcttttccagGCCAAGTTCACGCATGCTCCTGAGAACCGCCTGAAGCTTTGCAAATATATTTGCCACGATGTCCGCACGGCGGACAAGTTTTACGTCACCAACCTCACTGCCAAGCAGGCAGTTGAACACAGAAGGCTGTTTGAGGCAGCACTGGAGGGTCCGGAGAGGTCGCCGGCATCGAAAGACATACCAAAACGCAGACGCCAGGTCGCCTCAAAGGATCACCCTCAAAAAAAGCGTAAACTGTTTGAGCCCGAACTCAGCTCTGGCAGCACCACTCCCGAGGATGACCAAGTGACTTACCAGGAGTCGGGTGTGTCTAGCGTAGAGGACAGCCAGGTAAATTGATATTCTCTTAACAAGACAGAATCTACGGTGCGTTACTGATTTGTATCACAGCATCAAATTTGCTTCTGCCAATTTTCTTTGACAGGGTGAATCTGAGCCAACCAAACCCAGCCAAGACGTCGAGGCCGAGAGAAGAGGCGAGGAAGATGAGGTGTCGGAACACGGACAGTTGAAAAGGCAAAGGAGACCGATCGTCCTATTGATGCCCCTGAAGTCGgctttaagaaaaaaacatttcattctcTCAGCTGTCCCCGCTGAAAGTGAAAAAGACTGTCGTCTCAACGTCTCTGACACTTGTTGGAATGGGGCGACAAAGACTTCAAAGAAAATGAGCAAAGGACTTAATGGATAAATGGAGGAAGAGAAACAagaagtgtcatggctctgcttcatttagtcatgtttttcttggtcctgtagcagagtcatggcaaagcctttggttatgtgttgagagaaacatattattgtccttttgacaataatatacgttctctccagtgtctcgtcattggccccgctcctctcgtttccttgttatccttccctgagtgttttactacccacacctgccccgtgtaattatccctcgtttgtcttccctttatataccctcatgtttcattgtcctgtgctggtgtatTACGTCGTGTTGTGTGTCCGTTCGTGCACCAGTCCTCTCTAAGTGAGTTTCGCTGTgcctttgtattgttttattgtgcttgtTCCCTGCCTGTTagtagacgttgtgtcgtgtcatagttgtattattttggtccttttgtttttgccccaccgagggaagtgttttgttttcagtttttgccTTAGTCGTGTccttgttaccccctcgtgggtgttttgtttctgttttttgtttgttgaaataaatctgttaaccccttcattgccactgcctgcctgcatttgtgttttcgccacgccagtcgtgacagaatccaacaGCCAGaaacgaacccagcaggcatgaacggttccctgcgagcccgccagacttgtttgttgtttgggcTTCGGCAGGGGGATCGCGGGATCAGAGATTTCGCCCGGGAGTTTGTGGCTGCTGCGGGGGAGACTGAGTTCGGTGAGGCAGAGCTCTAGGTTATTTTTAACTGCTGCCTCACCGAGCCTCTCAAGCGGGCCGAGGTGGAGATGTTGAGCTCCCTGTGGTTGGGTGACATGAtcaggtacgtggtcaaccgggaTGATCCCTGGCCTTTAGTGCCAGACTGGGTATCCATTCCCTTGGCTACCGTCCCGGAGGATCGCGTCCTGGCCACCCTTACCCTGGGGAGCTCGGCACCTCCATCCGCCTCACCCCCCGCAGTAACTCCACCACCAGCTAGCCTCCGTGGTAGGCGTGGacggagggagtcgtgggactccccgtccgactcctccaacACGGAGCTAGTCGTGTCCCCCACCGCTTCCCTGCAGCCGGCTACACGTTCTGTGGGCCGGTCGAAGAAGatgaagccgaggaggggggcaCCACCCAGGCCGGTGGTCCAGCTGGCGTcctgtccggtgcagccggcgtccacgccggtgcagccggcgtccagtccggtgcagccggcgtccagtccggtggtgctgccgatgtcctgtccagtgtccagtctggtgcagccggcatccagtccggtgcagccggcgtccagtccggtggtgcagccggtgtccagtccggtggtgctgccaatgtcctgtccagtgtccagt contains:
- the LOC130547909 gene encoding uncharacterized protein LOC130547909 → MPVECCPICFWMYARLSQHIVVFHRVQNKDERKLLLSLESGRVNVREGICPLPGCGKETTRLDRHIKVHTELSSGAQEDALRDIKRKKVLKELAVLRESNPTVPMVSILDLQADDDQLSELEDPVVPQDCEEEKEAERSLCNSPRCKKRGERFKAEIADLNKQVDTLTETVCDLTRRYRKLKDRYSGAPQAGRIRQITKRLLSSLGPEDEDKDDAPVDPEENPLPQRCSPQPTTSQQAIARGESSAQQRNEERSPPHYPDHVSVLNDVLEKLREFQEGPDPSRKLKENISGKIYRVKTFLAFMAEGKSNLSNMVLVNETRKIHSWVSSLRLSGVTETTIKHYVDNVSQFIDFITETPPQTSRLSKNVMIGLRREMKGLRKSLKRGVAMHRTSVKASKEEKVLSKGLLLECRNKSKLGIPEALALLEMDPTPRIQWKFYGLFSAFLSSVFGHRGGVFQNMTIQEVMEAKRSSTENAFLINIKTHKTNELYGPAQIILMEEEYEWALRFLRLKDQLPGGLGAKFFFFVSTPNPCKNLNNYFQEAWKAMGLPGCPTFTDVRTSIASHAKFTHAPENRLKLCKYICHDVRTADKFYVTNLTAKQAVEHRRLFEAALEGPERSPASKDIPKRRRQVASKDHPQKKRKLFEPELSSGSTTPEDDQVTYQESGVSSVEDSQGESEPTKPSQDVEAERRGEEDEVSEHGQLKRQRRPIVLLMPLKSALRKKHFILSAVPAESEKDCRLNVSDTCWNGATKTSKKMSKGLNG